In Kitasatospora sp. NBC_00240, the following are encoded in one genomic region:
- a CDS encoding DUF2516 family protein: protein MGGLGQVLAFDFLNPFWWLAVGILGFKLAALLDAASRRDDAYRAADKKSKPFWLILLGIAFGFDLLFGANFLYSFLTLGGLVAAIVYMVDVRPAIKQLTDGRGGNNKRNTGPYGPW from the coding sequence GTGGGCGGATTGGGCCAGGTGCTGGCCTTCGACTTCCTGAACCCCTTCTGGTGGCTGGCCGTCGGAATCCTGGGGTTCAAGCTGGCCGCGTTGCTCGACGCCGCGAGCCGGCGGGACGACGCCTACCGGGCGGCCGACAAGAAGAGCAAGCCGTTCTGGCTGATCCTCCTGGGTATCGCGTTCGGCTTCGACCTGCTGTTCGGGGCGAACTTCCTGTACAGCTTCCTGACGCTCGGCGGCTTGGTCGCCGCGATCGTCTACATGGTCGACGTCCGACCGGCGATCAAGCAGCTGACGGACGGTCGGGGCGGGAACAACAAGCGGAACACGGGCCCCTACGGGCCCTGGTGA
- a CDS encoding SpoIIE family protein phosphatase gives MPATGDGRAPGAGDPPGALAGARDGRARSRTVREERPAPTTVAAAPIPHPRGTPAQDSAPTQAARPAPLEAAPLKVLVIEDDASDAELIKAAVAGSGASFEIHWAHSLDHAVDLLAPPPPWTRRGRTRGTDFGCVLLDLAAPTGRPATAAPDHGRPDHSRLATTGAGAGEASDGLDGLRELLRRAPQTAVVVLTDAAGAELGAAAVAAGAQDFLIKHETNGPLLARALRYAVERKRADESQRRLVEAELRGQENARLQRHLLPTPLLDGAGLAFTRRYRPGRRRALLGGDFYDAVRTDDGTVHVVIGDVCGHGPDEAALGVALRIAWRTLVFAGLTGEELLTTLQHVLEHERRSDEIFATLCMLVIEPGDDPTGPAARTDRTAKATKPAGAPAVTRADGRSPAADGAVEHARLYLAGHPVPLLLGPDHTPELLPAGQAGPALGLLPCDDCEAAWPAQRLELRPGWRLLLYTDGLVEGRVGAGSRRLGQDGLAELIGDHQAAGLTRGRLVDSAIAEVEELNGGALTDDVAVLLLERNPAPLILG, from the coding sequence ATGCCCGCAACGGGAGACGGGCGGGCACCTGGCGCCGGTGACCCACCGGGCGCCCTCGCCGGTGCCCGTGACGGCCGTGCCCGCAGCCGGACGGTCCGCGAGGAGCGGCCGGCACCCACCACGGTGGCCGCCGCGCCGATACCGCACCCGCGCGGCACCCCCGCCCAGGACAGCGCCCCCACCCAGGCCGCCCGCCCGGCCCCCCTGGAGGCCGCCCCGCTCAAGGTGCTGGTGATCGAGGACGACGCCTCGGACGCCGAGCTGATCAAGGCGGCGGTGGCCGGCAGCGGCGCGTCCTTCGAGATCCACTGGGCGCACAGCCTGGACCACGCCGTCGACCTGCTCGCACCCCCTCCCCCGTGGACCCGTCGGGGCCGCACACGCGGCACCGACTTCGGCTGCGTACTCCTGGACCTCGCCGCCCCGACCGGCCGGCCGGCCACCGCGGCCCCGGACCACGGGCGGCCCGACCACAGCCGGCTCGCCACGACCGGGGCCGGGGCCGGGGAGGCCTCCGACGGCCTGGACGGGCTGCGCGAGCTGCTGCGCCGGGCCCCGCAGACCGCCGTGGTCGTCCTCACCGACGCCGCCGGCGCCGAACTGGGGGCAGCCGCCGTCGCGGCGGGTGCCCAGGACTTCCTGATCAAGCACGAGACCAACGGTCCGCTGCTCGCCCGGGCCCTGCGCTACGCGGTGGAGCGCAAGCGGGCCGACGAGTCGCAGCGGCGGCTGGTCGAGGCCGAGCTGCGCGGCCAGGAGAACGCCCGGCTCCAGCGCCATCTGCTCCCGACCCCGCTGCTCGACGGCGCCGGGCTCGCCTTCACCCGGCGCTACCGCCCGGGTCGCCGCCGGGCCCTGCTCGGCGGCGACTTCTACGACGCCGTCCGCACCGACGACGGCACCGTCCACGTGGTGATCGGCGACGTCTGCGGGCACGGCCCCGACGAAGCCGCCCTCGGCGTGGCCCTGCGGATAGCGTGGCGCACCCTGGTGTTCGCCGGCCTCACCGGCGAGGAGCTGCTGACCACGCTTCAGCACGTGCTGGAGCACGAGCGCCGCAGCGACGAGATCTTCGCGACACTCTGCATGCTCGTCATCGAGCCCGGCGACGACCCGACCGGTCCGGCCGCCCGCACCGACCGGACCGCGAAGGCCACGAAGCCGGCCGGCGCCCCGGCGGTCACCCGGGCCGACGGCCGGAGCCCGGCGGCGGACGGCGCGGTCGAGCACGCCCGGCTCTACCTCGCCGGGCACCCCGTCCCGCTGCTCCTCGGCCCGGACCACACCCCCGAGCTGCTCCCCGCCGGGCAGGCCGGCCCCGCCCTGGGGCTGCTCCCCTGCGACGACTGCGAGGCCGCCTGGCCGGCGCAGCGGCTGGAGCTGCGGCCCGGGTGGCGCCTGCTGCTCTACACCGACGGGCTGGTCGAGGGCCGGGTCGGCGCGGGCTCCCGGCGGCTCGGCCAGGACGGCCTGGCCGAGCTGATCGGCGACCACCAGGCCGCCGGGCTCACCCGGGGCCGGCTGGTCGACAGCGCGATCGCCGAGGTCGAGGAGCTCAACGGCGGGGCGCTGACGGACGACGTCGCCGTCCTGCTGCTCGAACGCAATCCCGCCCCGCTGATCCTGGGCTGA
- a CDS encoding O-acetyl-ADP-ribose deacetylase, whose translation MLGITLIEGDITEQRVDVVVNAANSSLLGGGGVDGAIHRKGGPEILAECRALRASHYGKGLQIGRAVATTAGRLPARWVVHTVGPVYLAEDYERRAELLASCYRESLRVAAELGARTVAFPAVSAGVYGWPLDDAARIALTTVADAAFGSQAGEEGREKQKEEKGEEEKGEDGPEPVEVRFVLFGAESYAAFDRALRALEQRG comes from the coding sequence GTGTTGGGGATCACGCTGATCGAGGGTGACATCACCGAGCAGCGGGTGGACGTGGTGGTGAACGCCGCGAACTCCTCGCTCCTGGGTGGTGGTGGCGTCGACGGAGCCATCCACCGCAAGGGCGGCCCCGAGATCCTGGCGGAATGCCGGGCGCTGCGGGCCTCCCACTACGGCAAGGGCCTGCAGATCGGCAGAGCGGTCGCGACGACGGCCGGGCGGCTGCCGGCCCGCTGGGTGGTGCACACGGTGGGGCCGGTGTATCTGGCCGAGGACTACGAACGGCGGGCTGAGTTGCTGGCCTCCTGCTATCGGGAGTCGCTACGGGTGGCGGCGGAGCTGGGTGCGCGGACGGTGGCCTTCCCGGCGGTGTCGGCCGGGGTGTACGGCTGGCCGCTGGACGACGCGGCCCGGATCGCGCTCACCACGGTGGCGGACGCGGCCTTCGGTTCGCAGGCGGGAGAAGAGGGGCGGGAGAAGCAGAAGGAGGAGAAGGGGGAAGAGGAGAAGGGGGAGGACGGCCCGGAACCGGTGGAGGTGCGGTTCGTCCTGTTCGGTGCGGAGTCGTACGCGGCGTTCGACCGGGCGTTGCGGGCGCTGGAGCAGCGTGGCTGA
- a CDS encoding class I SAM-dependent methyltransferase, giving the protein MAASFDPAPPTTRGRAARPLGTVTRGTTNTNRLRRMDRWIAHTLGPALRASDRPPVAVDLGYGAAPWTAVELSARLRAVRADVRVVGIEIEPDRVAAALPHAVPPLLTFRRGGFEVPLDGGVPAQLIRAANVLRQYEETAVAAVWDRLRGRLAPDGLLVEGTCDEIGRRHVWVAIGPEGPRTVTFAARLGGLGQPSDLAERLPKALIHHNVPGRPVHAFLADFDRAWAAAAPYGAFGARQRWVAACTALSGSWPLLDARGRWRQGEVTVPWTALAPQP; this is encoded by the coding sequence ATGGCCGCTTCCTTCGATCCCGCACCCCCGACGACCCGGGGCCGGGCGGCCCGACCGCTCGGAACGGTCACCCGCGGCACCACCAACACCAACCGGCTGCGGCGGATGGACCGCTGGATCGCCCACACCCTCGGCCCGGCGCTGCGCGCGTCCGACCGGCCGCCGGTCGCGGTCGACCTGGGGTACGGGGCCGCGCCGTGGACGGCGGTGGAGCTTTCCGCCCGGCTGCGCGCCGTCCGGGCCGACGTCCGGGTGGTGGGGATCGAGATCGAGCCGGATCGGGTCGCGGCGGCCCTCCCGCACGCCGTGCCCCCGCTGCTGACCTTCCGGCGCGGGGGCTTCGAGGTGCCGCTGGACGGCGGCGTGCCCGCGCAGCTGATCCGGGCGGCCAACGTGCTGCGGCAGTACGAGGAGACGGCGGTGGCCGCCGTCTGGGACCGGCTGCGCGGGCGGCTGGCGCCGGACGGGCTGCTGGTCGAGGGCACCTGCGACGAGATCGGGCGGCGGCACGTCTGGGTGGCGATCGGCCCCGAGGGCCCCCGGACGGTCACCTTCGCGGCCCGGTTGGGCGGCCTCGGGCAGCCCTCCGACCTGGCCGAACGGCTCCCGAAGGCGCTGATCCACCACAACGTGCCCGGCCGGCCGGTGCACGCCTTCCTGGCGGACTTCGACCGGGCGTGGGCGGCGGCCGCGCCGTACGGGGCGTTCGGCGCCCGGCAGCGCTGGGTGGCCGCGTGCACGGCGCTGAGCGGCAGCTGGCCCCTGCTGGACGCGCGTGGCCGGTGGCGGCAGGGCGAGGTCACCGTGCCCTGGACGGCGCTGGCGCCCCAGCCCTAG
- the mshA gene encoding D-inositol-3-phosphate glycosyltransferase produces the protein MQTLVGARSRRPRRIAMLSVHTSPLHQPGTGDAGGMNVYIVELAKRLAELNIEVEVFTRAVCSDDAPTVELAPGVLVRHVTAGPFEGLIKEDLPAQLCAFTHGVLRTEAGHRPGHYDLVHSHYWLSGQVGWLAAQRWGVPLVHTMHTMAKVKNAALAEGDSPEPPARVIGETQVVEAADRLIANTAEEAAELALHYAARPDQLAVVHPGVNLDVFRPGDQQAARSRLGLPQDAAVLLFAGRIQPLKAPDVLLRAVAVLLDREPGLRERLVVPIVGGPSGSGLAKPESLHKLAAELGIGDVVRFHPPVGQDRLADWYRAATALVMPSYSESFGLVALEAQACGTPVVAAAVGGLPVAVRDGVTGSLVAGHDPGDWARALKPYATEPGLVRDRGRAAARHAAEFGWGAAAASTAEVYAGTLGRPAGRLGNSRLRLA, from the coding sequence CTGCAGACGCTGGTCGGCGCCAGGTCCCGCCGGCCGCGCCGGATAGCCATGCTCAGCGTGCACACCTCGCCCTTGCACCAGCCCGGTACGGGTGACGCGGGCGGGATGAACGTCTACATCGTCGAGCTGGCCAAGCGCCTCGCCGAGCTCAACATCGAGGTGGAGGTGTTCACCCGGGCGGTCTGCTCGGACGACGCCCCCACCGTCGAGCTGGCCCCGGGCGTGCTGGTGCGGCACGTCACCGCCGGGCCGTTCGAGGGTCTGATCAAGGAGGACCTGCCGGCCCAGCTGTGCGCCTTCACCCACGGCGTGCTGCGGACCGAGGCCGGTCACCGTCCCGGGCACTACGACCTCGTCCACTCGCACTACTGGCTCTCCGGTCAGGTCGGCTGGCTGGCCGCGCAGCGCTGGGGCGTGCCGCTGGTGCACACCATGCACACCATGGCCAAGGTCAAGAACGCCGCGTTGGCCGAGGGCGACAGCCCCGAGCCGCCGGCCCGGGTGATCGGCGAGACACAGGTGGTCGAGGCCGCCGACCGCCTGATCGCCAACACCGCCGAGGAGGCGGCCGAGCTGGCCCTGCACTACGCCGCCCGGCCCGACCAGCTCGCCGTCGTCCACCCCGGCGTCAACCTGGACGTCTTCCGCCCGGGGGACCAGCAGGCCGCCAGGTCCCGGCTGGGCCTCCCGCAGGACGCCGCCGTGCTGCTGTTCGCGGGCCGGATCCAGCCGCTGAAGGCCCCGGACGTCCTGCTGCGCGCGGTTGCGGTACTGCTCGACCGGGAGCCCGGGCTGCGCGAGCGGCTGGTCGTCCCGATCGTCGGCGGCCCCTCCGGCAGCGGGCTGGCCAAGCCGGAGAGCCTGCACAAGCTCGCCGCCGAGCTCGGCATCGGCGACGTGGTCCGGTTCCACCCGCCGGTCGGGCAGGACCGCCTGGCCGACTGGTACCGCGCCGCGACGGCCCTGGTGATGCCCTCGTACAGCGAGTCCTTCGGCCTGGTCGCCCTGGAGGCCCAGGCCTGCGGGACGCCCGTGGTGGCCGCGGCCGTCGGCGGCCTGCCGGTCGCCGTCCGCGACGGTGTCACGGGCAGCCTGGTGGCCGGCCACGACCCCGGCGACTGGGCCCGGGCGCTGAAGCCCTACGCCACCGAGCCGGGGCTGGTCCGCGACCGGGGCCGGGCCGCCGCCCGGCACGCCGCCGAGTTCGGCTGGGGCGCGGCCGCCGCAAGTACCGCCGAGGTGTACGCGGGCACCCTGGGCCGGCCCGCCGGCCGACTCGGCAACTCCCGCCTGCGGCTGGCCTGA
- a CDS encoding YbjN domain-containing protein yields the protein MAIRTKDEALTLLRTALDEAGVAWEPAATDPFTLVATLPGTRKLSTACALRVGDHTLSVNAFVIRRPDENHEGVYRWLLERNTKLYGVAYAIDALGDVYLAGRLPLEALTPDSVDRLLGTVLQSADEPFNTLLELGFASAIRREWEWRTKRGESTRNLDAFAHLAGPREPGRPAAGDAAPAGGPSPA from the coding sequence ATGGCAATCCGCACCAAGGACGAGGCCCTGACCCTCCTGCGTACCGCCCTGGACGAAGCCGGGGTGGCCTGGGAGCCCGCCGCCACCGACCCGTTCACGCTGGTCGCGACACTGCCGGGGACCCGCAAACTGAGCACCGCCTGTGCGCTGCGGGTCGGCGACCACACGCTGTCCGTGAACGCCTTCGTGATCCGCCGCCCCGACGAGAACCACGAGGGCGTCTACCGCTGGCTGCTGGAGCGCAACACCAAGCTGTACGGGGTCGCGTACGCGATCGACGCCCTCGGCGACGTCTACCTCGCGGGCCGGCTGCCGCTGGAGGCGCTCACCCCCGACTCGGTGGACCGCCTGCTCGGCACGGTGCTGCAGAGCGCGGACGAGCCGTTCAACACCCTGCTCGAACTCGGCTTCGCCTCCGCGATCCGCCGCGAGTGGGAGTGGCGCACCAAGCGCGGCGAGTCGACCCGGAACCTCGACGCCTTCGCCCATCTCGCCGGGCCCCGGGAACCCGGCCGGCCGGCCGCCGGCGACGCCGCTCCGGCCGGAGGGCCGTCCCCGGCCTGA
- a CDS encoding MFS transporter has product MPVPARISSTARETLGGLPRQFWWLWTSTLVNRLGGFVVTFLALYLTADRGYSASYAGLVAALFGLGSAVAALGAGVLTDRIGRRPTLVTAQLGTAVFTAVLGFSDGPAAIAVVAFLVGLFNNASRPAVSAMIADLVPAADRVRAYSLNYWAINIGFGVSAAAAGLIATHGYLALFLLDALSTLLCAVLIFVKIPETRPDAPAARPDEPTVGLATVFRDARFMTVVALNVLLALVAQQGSTTLAVDMGQAGISSTQYGLVIGLNGLLIVLLQIPVTRLMEGRDRTALLVASALLTGWGFGLTALAGSSAMLFAATVAVWTIGEIMNAPTMMGLVAELSPTHARGRYQGVYSLSWSLASFLGPAVGGLLLQYAGGGAVWGACAVCGTLAAAGHLVLGRRTSGPVAADLPGVAADLPGTPRVTLPEQPSAERAVASKDAADSAGCGAAGGDRGASA; this is encoded by the coding sequence ATGCCCGTCCCCGCCCGAATCAGCAGCACCGCGCGGGAGACGCTGGGCGGCCTCCCGCGCCAGTTCTGGTGGCTCTGGACCTCCACCCTGGTCAACCGGCTCGGCGGATTCGTGGTCACCTTCCTGGCCCTGTACCTGACCGCCGACCGCGGCTACTCGGCCTCGTACGCCGGTCTGGTCGCCGCGCTCTTCGGCCTCGGCTCGGCCGTCGCCGCCCTCGGCGCCGGGGTGCTGACCGACCGGATCGGCCGGCGCCCCACCCTGGTCACCGCCCAGCTCGGGACGGCGGTCTTCACCGCGGTGCTGGGCTTCTCGGACGGCCCGGCGGCGATCGCGGTGGTGGCCTTCCTGGTCGGGCTCTTCAACAACGCCTCCCGGCCCGCCGTCTCCGCGATGATCGCGGACCTGGTGCCGGCCGCCGACCGGGTCCGGGCCTACTCGCTGAACTACTGGGCGATCAACATCGGCTTCGGGGTCTCCGCCGCGGCGGCCGGCCTGATCGCCACCCACGGCTACCTGGCGCTCTTCCTGCTGGACGCGCTCTCCACGCTGCTCTGCGCGGTGCTGATCTTCGTGAAGATCCCGGAGACCAGGCCCGACGCGCCCGCCGCCCGCCCGGACGAGCCGACCGTCGGCCTGGCCACCGTGTTCCGCGACGCCCGGTTCATGACCGTGGTCGCCCTCAACGTGCTGCTGGCCCTGGTCGCCCAGCAGGGCAGCACCACGCTGGCCGTCGACATGGGGCAGGCCGGCATCTCCAGCACGCAGTACGGGCTGGTGATCGGCCTCAACGGCCTGCTGATCGTGCTGCTGCAGATCCCGGTGACCCGGCTGATGGAGGGCCGCGACCGGACGGCCCTGCTGGTCGCCAGCGCGCTGCTGACCGGCTGGGGCTTCGGGCTGACGGCCCTGGCCGGCTCCTCCGCGATGCTCTTCGCGGCCACCGTCGCGGTCTGGACGATCGGCGAGATCATGAACGCGCCGACCATGATGGGACTGGTCGCCGAGCTCTCCCCGACCCACGCGCGCGGCCGCTACCAGGGCGTCTACTCGCTCTCCTGGTCGCTGGCGTCCTTCCTCGGCCCGGCCGTCGGCGGGCTGCTCCTGCAGTACGCGGGCGGCGGCGCGGTCTGGGGCGCCTGCGCGGTCTGCGGGACGCTCGCCGCGGCGGGCCACCTGGTGCTCGGCCGCCGGACGTCCGGCCCGGTGGCGGCGGACCTGCCCGGGGTGGCGGCGGACCTGCCCGGGACGCCCCGGGTGACGCTGCCCGAGCAGCCGAGCGCGGAGCGGGCTGTCGCCAGCAAGGACGCTGCCGACAGCGCCGGCTGCGGAGCCGCCGGCGGTGACCGGGGCGCGAGCGCCTGA
- a CDS encoding phosphoglyceromutase, giving the protein MADTTYRLILLRHGESQWNQKNLFTGWVDVDLNEKGEKEAARGGELLAAEGFLPDVLHTSLLRRAIRTSQIALDKADRHWIPVSRSWRLNERHYGALQGKDKAQTLAEFGEEQFQLWRRSYDTPPPVLADDNEYSQAGDARYAEIPSELRPRTECLKDVVDRMLPYWYDAIVPDLAAGKTVLVTAHGNSLRALVKHLDGISDEDIAGLNIPTGIPLVYELDADFKPVAKGGRYLDADAAAAAIEAVKNQGKK; this is encoded by the coding sequence ATGGCTGATACGACCTACCGACTGATCCTGCTCCGCCACGGCGAGAGCCAGTGGAACCAGAAGAACCTGTTCACCGGTTGGGTCGACGTCGACCTCAACGAGAAGGGCGAGAAGGAGGCCGCCCGTGGTGGCGAGCTGCTCGCCGCCGAAGGCTTCCTCCCGGACGTGCTGCACACCTCGCTGCTGCGCCGCGCCATCCGCACCTCGCAGATCGCGCTGGACAAGGCCGACCGACACTGGATCCCGGTCAGCCGCAGCTGGCGGCTGAACGAGCGCCACTACGGCGCCCTGCAGGGCAAGGACAAGGCACAGACGCTCGCCGAGTTCGGCGAGGAGCAGTTCCAGCTCTGGCGCCGCTCGTACGACACCCCGCCGCCGGTGCTGGCCGACGACAACGAGTACTCGCAGGCCGGCGACGCCCGCTACGCCGAGATCCCGAGCGAGCTGCGTCCGCGGACCGAGTGCCTCAAGGACGTCGTCGACCGGATGCTGCCGTACTGGTACGACGCGATCGTCCCGGACCTCGCCGCCGGCAAGACCGTCCTGGTCACCGCCCACGGCAACAGCCTGCGCGCGCTGGTCAAGCACCTCGACGGCATCTCCGACGAGGACATCGCGGGCCTGAACATCCCGACCGGCATCCCGCTGGTCTACGAGCTCGACGCCGACTTCAAGCCGGTCGCCAAGGGCGGCCGCTACCTCGACGCCGACGCCGCCGCGGCGGCCATCGAGGCGGTCAAGAACCAGGGCAAGAAGTAG
- a CDS encoding lytic polysaccharide monooxygenase codes for MRKRHVLAATLAAAAVPLGLAFPAQSHGYISTPPSRAALCAAGTVTGCGDIQWEPQSVEGPKGFPSRGPSDGTICAGGNSRFAELDAPRGGNWPSTKVTAGQKLTFTWKFTARHATTSFRYFLTKAGYNASQPVTRANLDLTPFLTVPYNGAQPPTTLSHSATLPTGRTGHQVVVAVWEIADTGNAFYSCTDLTF; via the coding sequence ATGCGCAAACGTCATGTTCTCGCGGCGACCCTGGCGGCCGCCGCCGTCCCGCTGGGTCTCGCGTTCCCCGCCCAGTCCCACGGCTACATCTCCACCCCGCCGAGCCGCGCCGCGCTGTGCGCGGCGGGCACCGTCACCGGCTGCGGCGACATCCAGTGGGAGCCGCAGAGCGTGGAGGGCCCGAAGGGCTTCCCGTCGCGCGGCCCGTCCGACGGCACCATCTGCGCGGGCGGCAACTCCCGGTTCGCCGAACTGGACGCCCCGCGCGGCGGCAACTGGCCCAGCACCAAGGTGACGGCGGGACAGAAGCTCACCTTCACCTGGAAGTTCACCGCACGGCATGCCACCACGTCGTTCCGGTACTTCCTCACCAAGGCCGGCTACAACGCCAGTCAGCCGGTGACGCGGGCCAACCTGGACCTCACGCCGTTCCTGACCGTGCCCTACAACGGTGCCCAGCCGCCGACCACGCTCAGCCACAGCGCGACCCTGCCCACCGGTCGTACCGGGCACCAGGTCGTCGTCGCGGTCTGGGAGATCGCCGACACCGGCAACGCGTTCTACTCCTGCACCGACCTCACGTTCTGA
- the phoU gene encoding phosphate signaling complex protein PhoU — translation MRDAYHEELDSIGDSLVEMARLVGSAMGRATTALLDADLALAESVIAADEKVNTLHHDLENRAIDLLARQQPVATDLRIVVTSLRMSADLERCGDLARHVAKVARLRYPASAVPNDLHPIVLEMGQLAQRLVAKAGLVIATKDVDAALELERDDDAIDALHRELFAHLIDDRWQHGIETGVDVTLVGRYYERFADHAVSVAKRVVYLVTGEHVEEFVASGEAATSE, via the coding sequence ATGCGCGACGCGTACCACGAGGAACTCGACTCGATCGGCGACAGCCTGGTCGAGATGGCCCGGCTGGTCGGTTCGGCCATGGGCCGCGCCACCACCGCGCTGCTCGACGCGGACCTGGCGCTCGCCGAGAGCGTGATCGCCGCCGACGAGAAGGTCAACACCCTCCACCACGACCTGGAGAACCGGGCGATCGACCTGCTGGCCCGCCAGCAGCCGGTCGCCACCGATCTGCGGATCGTGGTCACCTCGCTGCGGATGAGCGCCGACCTGGAGCGCTGCGGCGACCTGGCCCGGCACGTCGCCAAGGTCGCCCGGCTGCGCTACCCGGCGTCGGCCGTGCCCAACGACCTGCACCCGATCGTCCTGGAGATGGGCCAGCTCGCCCAGCGCCTGGTGGCCAAGGCCGGCCTGGTCATCGCCACCAAGGACGTCGACGCGGCGCTGGAACTGGAGCGGGACGACGACGCCATCGACGCCCTGCACCGCGAGCTGTTCGCCCACCTGATCGACGACCGCTGGCAGCACGGCATCGAGACCGGCGTGGACGTCACCCTGGTCGGCCGGTACTACGAGCGCTTCGCCGACCACGCCGTCTCGGTGGCCAAGCGGGTCGTCTACCTGGTGACGGGCGAGCACGTCGAGGAGTTCGTCGCCTCGGGCGAGGCCGCAACCTCGGAGTAG
- a CDS encoding ATP-binding protein, whose translation MDVNVAAAAACAIAGLGVGLTAAIAFRWSEREQARDRHGSSGKNANGTTGTQDSPLPPGVDTVLSVLRSCAIVLGDGDEVVKASSAAYAMGLVRGGAVAVDQMLSLARATRRDGEIRQAELELPRPGVARAADPLAVSVRVAPLGSRLVLVLVEDLTERRRVEAVRRDFVANVSHELKTPVGALSLLSEAVADASDDPEAVQRFAGRMQIEATRLASLVQEIIDLSRVQDDRLMVDPEPVPVDELIAEAIDRCRQQAAAKQIHIAAGGIAGLYLHGNRGQLAAALGNLVENAVNYSPPRTRVAIATRRISSAAALGEADGELIEISVTDQGIGISEKDRERVFERFYRVDPARSRQTGGTGLGLSIVKHVAASHGGTVSVWSVEGQGSTFTVRLPAGQAPTDGPPTGEPSAHPLSSTSPQLAPEARK comes from the coding sequence ATGGACGTGAATGTGGCCGCCGCCGCTGCCTGCGCCATAGCCGGGCTCGGCGTCGGTCTCACGGCCGCCATCGCCTTCCGTTGGAGCGAACGCGAACAGGCCCGCGACCGGCACGGCAGCAGCGGCAAGAACGCGAACGGCACCACCGGCACCCAGGACTCCCCGCTGCCTCCCGGCGTGGACACGGTGCTCTCGGTGCTGCGCTCGTGCGCGATCGTGCTCGGGGACGGTGACGAGGTGGTCAAGGCCAGCTCCGCCGCCTACGCGATGGGTCTGGTCAGAGGCGGCGCGGTGGCCGTCGACCAGATGCTCTCGCTGGCCCGGGCGACCCGCCGCGACGGGGAGATCCGCCAGGCGGAGCTGGAACTGCCCCGCCCGGGCGTGGCCCGTGCTGCCGACCCGCTGGCGGTCTCCGTCCGGGTCGCGCCGCTCGGCTCGCGCCTGGTGCTCGTACTGGTCGAGGACCTCACCGAGCGCCGCCGGGTGGAGGCCGTCCGCCGCGACTTCGTCGCCAACGTCAGCCACGAGCTCAAGACCCCGGTCGGCGCGCTCTCGCTGCTGTCCGAGGCGGTCGCCGACGCCTCCGACGACCCGGAGGCCGTGCAGCGCTTCGCCGGCCGGATGCAGATCGAGGCCACCAGGCTGGCCAGCCTGGTGCAGGAGATCATCGATCTCTCGCGGGTCCAGGACGACCGGCTGATGGTCGACCCGGAGCCGGTCCCGGTGGACGAGCTGATCGCCGAGGCGATCGACCGCTGCCGCCAGCAGGCCGCCGCGAAGCAGATCCACATCGCGGCCGGCGGCATCGCCGGGCTCTACCTGCACGGCAACCGCGGTCAGCTGGCCGCCGCGCTGGGCAACCTGGTGGAGAACGCGGTCAACTACAGCCCGCCGCGGACCAGGGTGGCCATCGCGACCCGCCGGATCTCCAGCGCGGCCGCGCTCGGCGAGGCGGACGGGGAACTGATCGAGATCTCGGTGACCGACCAGGGCATCGGCATCTCCGAGAAGGACCGCGAACGGGTCTTCGAGCGCTTCTACCGGGTGGACCCGGCCCGTTCCCGCCAGACCGGCGGTACCGGCCTCGGCCTCTCCATCGTCAAGCACGTGGCCGCCTCGCACGGCGGCACCGTCTCGGTCTGGAGCGTCGAGGGCCAGGGCTCCACCTTCACCGTCCGGCTGCCCGCCGGGCAGGCCCCCACGGACGGACCGCCCACCGGCGAGCCGTCCGCCCACCCCCTGTCATCCACATCCCCCCAGCTTGCCCCGGAGGCCCGAAAGTGA